In the genome of Photobacterium sp. TLY01, one region contains:
- a CDS encoding glycosyltransferase family 9 protein — protein MTLFNSAPQSLCILRLSAIGDVCNSIAMAQAIQRQWPQTRLTWICGKVEARLLKDLPGIRVIIFDKKQGWQGYKAVWQALKGERFDALLHMQTAIRASIVSLGIKAKYKLGFDAERSSDLQQLFTNVKVPSPDSPHVLDGFMQFAATLGVRDLTPQWDIPLSEDDHRWADQQIHQDATLVITPAASKGYKNWTPEGYAALARHAHQQGYAIILAGSPAKIEIDLGNAIEDKLDFPVTNLIGQSSLKQLLALLQKAALVCAPDTGPAHMAVAVGTPVLGLYAHHNPKRTGPYLSRQYVVSVYDECIAAETGKAPEQLPWRSRVKDDTAMKRITAERVTAMFDKITAEL, from the coding sequence ATGACATTATTCAATTCCGCTCCCCAGTCTTTGTGCATCCTGCGCCTGTCGGCGATTGGTGATGTCTGCAACAGTATTGCCATGGCACAGGCAATTCAACGGCAATGGCCGCAAACGCGCCTGACCTGGATCTGTGGCAAAGTCGAAGCACGGCTGCTGAAGGATTTACCCGGCATCCGGGTGATCATCTTTGATAAAAAGCAGGGCTGGCAAGGCTACAAAGCTGTCTGGCAGGCCCTCAAAGGTGAGCGTTTTGATGCCCTGCTGCATATGCAAACCGCCATTCGCGCCAGCATCGTCAGTCTGGGGATCAAAGCGAAGTACAAACTGGGGTTTGATGCCGAGCGCAGCAGCGATCTTCAGCAACTCTTCACCAATGTCAAAGTCCCGTCACCGGATTCCCCCCATGTCCTGGATGGCTTCATGCAGTTTGCTGCCACCCTGGGTGTCCGCGATCTGACGCCTCAGTGGGATATTCCGTTATCTGAAGATGACCACCGCTGGGCCGATCAACAAATTCATCAGGACGCGACCTTGGTCATCACGCCCGCGGCCAGTAAGGGCTATAAAAACTGGACGCCGGAAGGGTATGCGGCATTAGCCCGCCATGCCCACCAGCAGGGCTATGCCATTATTCTGGCCGGCAGTCCGGCAAAAATTGAGATAGACCTGGGTAATGCCATTGAAGACAAGCTGGACTTCCCCGTCACTAACCTGATTGGTCAGAGCAGCCTCAAACAGCTGCTGGCCCTGTTGCAGAAAGCGGCACTGGTGTGTGCGCCGGATACCGGCCCGGCCCATATGGCGGTGGCTGTCGGTACCCCGGTGCTGGGTTTGTATGCCCACCATAACCCCAAGCGTACCGGCCCCTATCTGTCACGCCAGTATGTGGTGAGTGTGTACGATGAATGCATTGCGGCCGAAACGGGCAAGGCGCCTGAACAGCTGCCCTGGCGCAGCCGGGTCAAAGATGACACAGCGATGAAACGCATCACGGCAGAGCGCGTCACCGCCATGTTCGACAAAATCACCGCTGAACTGTGA
- a CDS encoding 3-deoxy-D-manno-octulosonic acid kinase produces MEIREQDNCRIMFDPALLAEDPWQCFEPDFWQHQQAVLGSAKGRGTTWFVRGERVDMALRHYFRGGLFGKLVKDQYWFKSWPTCRSMAEFSLLQHLVAQGVRVPRPVAARVCKSGPYYRADLLTEKVPDATDLVARLQQGALSSEQWQRVGEMVRRMHDCRVNHTDLNAHNILLDGQEQIWLIDFDKCSIRHGDGWQEENLSRLHRSFVKEVDKAGIHWQESDWQQLLSGYRRSPSD; encoded by the coding sequence ATGGAAATACGGGAGCAAGATAACTGCCGGATCATGTTTGACCCTGCTTTGCTGGCAGAAGATCCCTGGCAGTGCTTTGAGCCGGATTTCTGGCAGCATCAGCAGGCTGTGCTGGGCAGCGCGAAAGGGCGGGGAACCACCTGGTTTGTCCGCGGCGAACGGGTTGACATGGCACTGCGGCATTACTTTCGGGGCGGGCTGTTTGGCAAGCTGGTGAAAGATCAGTATTGGTTTAAGAGCTGGCCAACTTGCCGCAGCATGGCTGAATTTTCCCTGTTGCAGCATCTGGTGGCGCAGGGCGTCAGAGTGCCGAGGCCCGTTGCGGCAAGAGTCTGTAAGTCCGGGCCATACTATCGGGCGGATCTGCTGACAGAGAAAGTACCTGACGCAACTGATCTGGTGGCGCGTTTGCAGCAGGGCGCTTTGTCGTCAGAGCAATGGCAGCGTGTCGGTGAGATGGTTCGCCGGATGCATGACTGCCGGGTCAATCACACTGATCTGAATGCACACAACATCTTGCTGGACGGGCAGGAGCAGATCTGGCTGATCGATTTTGATAAATGCAGTATTCGTCACGGTGATGGCTGGCAGGAAGAGAATTTGTCCCGGCTGCACCGCTCTTTTGTCAAAGAAGTCGATAAAGCCGGAATACACTGGCAGGAAAGCGACTGGCAGCAACTACTGTCGGGTTACCGCCGATCGCCTTCTGATTAA
- the waaA gene encoding lipid IV(A) 3-deoxy-D-manno-octulosonic acid transferase — MMLRFLYTCLLTAVAPLLLVSLYKKRPGVPPIGQRWKEHFGISPQVQGQRPLWIHAVSVGETLAVTPLIKALKTQYPDLPILLTTTTATGAAQAARLGSLVEHRYMPLDFPWALRRFLRTQQPRALCIMETELWPNTLAEAKHAGLPVTILNARLSERSCQHYARVQPLFNLLAHNLDQVLCQHQDDAERFIRLGVSPQVVQITGSIKFDLALPEGLEQASEILRDQLGSQRPVWIAASTHQGEDEQVLEAHRQILRHHPDALLILVPRHPERFDPVYTLIVQQGFTAARRTLSNEPLSNKQVYLADTMGEMMLLLGACDLAFVGGSLLGDKVGGHNLLEPAALAKPVLTGPSYYNFTDITTQLLNAGGAEIVGNSEELARAVSRLMTNSTEQAKTGQAALGVVKANQGAIARTLHALSASIH; from the coding sequence CTGATGCTACGCTTTCTCTACACTTGCCTGCTCACTGCAGTGGCCCCATTGCTGCTGGTTTCACTCTATAAAAAGCGTCCGGGTGTCCCGCCGATTGGTCAGCGCTGGAAAGAGCATTTCGGCATCAGCCCTCAAGTGCAGGGCCAGCGGCCGCTGTGGATCCATGCAGTGTCCGTTGGAGAGACCCTGGCGGTCACACCGCTGATCAAAGCACTGAAAACCCAATATCCCGATTTACCGATATTGCTGACCACCACAACCGCCACGGGCGCAGCGCAGGCCGCGCGCCTCGGGTCACTGGTTGAACATCGCTATATGCCGCTCGATTTTCCCTGGGCTCTGCGCCGCTTTCTCCGTACGCAGCAGCCACGTGCCCTGTGCATCATGGAAACTGAGCTCTGGCCCAATACGCTGGCCGAAGCCAAACATGCCGGCCTGCCTGTCACTATCTTGAACGCCCGCTTATCTGAACGCTCCTGCCAGCACTATGCCAGAGTCCAACCCCTGTTTAACCTGCTTGCGCATAATCTGGATCAGGTTTTGTGTCAGCATCAGGATGATGCCGAGCGCTTCATTCGCTTAGGTGTTTCGCCACAAGTGGTACAGATTACCGGTTCGATCAAGTTTGACCTTGCTTTACCCGAAGGGCTGGAACAGGCCAGCGAGATACTAAGAGATCAGCTGGGCAGCCAGCGTCCGGTGTGGATTGCCGCCAGCACCCATCAGGGCGAAGATGAGCAGGTACTTGAAGCCCACAGACAGATTTTACGCCATCACCCCGACGCGCTGTTGATTCTGGTGCCCAGACACCCCGAGCGATTCGACCCTGTCTACACGCTGATTGTTCAACAGGGCTTTACCGCCGCCCGCCGTACTCTGAGCAACGAACCACTGAGCAATAAACAGGTCTATCTGGCCGATACCATGGGCGAAATGATGTTGCTGCTTGGTGCCTGCGATCTGGCGTTTGTCGGCGGCAGCCTGCTGGGCGACAAAGTCGGCGGTCACAACCTGCTTGAACCAGCCGCACTGGCAAAACCCGTCCTGACTGGTCCGAGCTATTACAACTTTACCGATATCACCACTCAGCTGTTAAACGCGGGGGGCGCAGAAATCGTCGGCAACAGCGAGGAATTAGCACGCGCCGTGTCACGGCTGATGACAAACAGCACAGAGCAGGCCAAAACAGGCCAGGCCGCCCTTGGCGTGGTCAAAGCCAATCAAGGGGCCATTGCGCGCACCTTGCACGCACTCTCTGCCAGCATCCATTAA
- the waaF gene encoding lipopolysaccharide heptosyltransferase II: MKILIIGPSWVGDMVMSQCLYTSLKQQYPQAEIDVLAPTWCRPILERMPEVHRALEMPIGHGEFNLKGRYRIGRSLRNNHYDQAYILPNSAKSALIPLFARIPVRTGWKGESRYGLLTDLRGNKRDFSLMIERYCALAYPKAQMTGSAALPTLPKPALTVDHHNQASAMKRLALNNDRPVIGLCPGAEFGPAKRWPDAYFAQVAQKMIAQGKQVWLFGSAKDQPVTAAIKQALPAELQAFCHDLAGQTSLIEAVDLLAACDTVVSNDSGLMHVSAAVGCKVVAIYGSTSPDYTPPLAEQVAIVYTEIECRPCFKRECPYGHLKCLKDLPADRVIQAINGLAN, translated from the coding sequence ATGAAAATTCTTATTATCGGTCCATCCTGGGTTGGCGATATGGTGATGTCGCAATGCCTGTATACCAGTCTCAAGCAGCAGTATCCGCAAGCTGAAATTGATGTACTGGCACCGACCTGGTGCCGCCCTATTCTGGAACGCATGCCCGAGGTACACCGCGCGCTTGAAATGCCCATCGGACACGGCGAATTTAACCTCAAAGGGCGCTACCGGATTGGACGCTCACTGCGTAACAATCATTATGATCAGGCTTATATCCTGCCTAATTCGGCAAAATCTGCGCTGATCCCGCTTTTTGCCCGCATTCCGGTTCGTACCGGCTGGAAAGGAGAAAGCCGCTATGGTCTGCTCACTGATCTTCGTGGCAACAAGCGTGATTTCAGCCTGATGATTGAGCGCTACTGCGCACTGGCTTATCCCAAAGCGCAAATGACTGGCAGTGCGGCGCTGCCCACGCTGCCCAAACCGGCACTGACGGTTGACCACCACAATCAGGCCAGTGCAATGAAACGTCTGGCGCTGAACAATGATCGCCCTGTGATTGGCCTTTGTCCGGGGGCAGAATTTGGTCCAGCCAAGCGCTGGCCAGACGCCTATTTTGCCCAGGTGGCACAAAAGATGATTGCGCAGGGCAAGCAAGTCTGGCTGTTCGGCTCGGCGAAAGATCAGCCGGTCACCGCCGCCATCAAACAGGCACTCCCCGCTGAATTACAAGCTTTCTGCCATGATTTAGCCGGACAAACCAGCCTGATTGAAGCGGTCGACCTGCTCGCAGCCTGCGATACGGTTGTCAGTAACGATTCGGGACTGATGCATGTCTCCGCAGCAGTTGGCTGCAAAGTGGTCGCGATTTATGGCTCGACGTCACCGGACTATACCCCGCCACTGGCAGAACAGGTCGCTATCGTATATACAGAGATTGAGTGCCGTCCGTGCTTTAAGCGAGAATGCCCCTACGGACACCTGAAGTGCCTGAAAGACTTACCGGCGGATCGTGTCATTCAAGCCATTAACGGTTTGGCGAACTAG
- a CDS encoding O-antigen ligase: MLIGGGYKPVPVLLLAMALPVLFTLKTPFFTQDIKLLIVAFSTYFLVVLASLLVYGGNISEADIPSRTVLTLPILFLLLLYPPRIHWLLAGVGVGAFVAGAVAIYHVEILHMERAYTGHLVKGYMPIQSGNTAMSLGLISLFATFYYWGKQKYIISLLFFIAALSGITGSVLSGSRGGWVLAPIVLFFILYHFRDLLSKRLFAVMSVSLFLLGTTLLPEVETRINQAYADVELYTQQDRSNTSVGARFEMWKSAWYSLEEKPFFGQGFPGRDLAEKRFVEEGKVDKVVELYGRAHNQYLEEAATKGLIGITALIMLFAIPFAIFMRYSREYQRHDSQWVFAQCGIIHVLLVASYCLSQNFLNHNSGTMFYSVFTVIFLAGCMQKKQNVPA, encoded by the coding sequence TTGCTCATCGGTGGCGGCTATAAGCCAGTGCCCGTTCTTCTGCTGGCGATGGCACTACCTGTACTGTTCACATTAAAAACCCCGTTTTTCACACAAGATATCAAGCTGTTAATTGTAGCCTTCAGCACCTATTTTCTCGTCGTGCTGGCGTCTTTGCTGGTCTACGGGGGTAATATCAGTGAAGCAGACATTCCCAGCCGCACGGTATTAACACTGCCTATTCTATTCCTGCTGTTACTTTACCCTCCCCGTATACACTGGTTACTGGCTGGAGTCGGTGTTGGCGCTTTTGTCGCAGGTGCCGTGGCCATTTACCATGTAGAAATTCTGCACATGGAACGAGCATATACTGGCCACTTAGTAAAAGGATATATGCCAATTCAATCGGGCAATACGGCCATGTCACTGGGACTGATTTCACTTTTTGCCACTTTCTATTACTGGGGCAAACAGAAATATATCATCAGTTTATTGTTTTTCATTGCCGCGCTGTCTGGCATCACGGGCTCCGTACTGTCTGGCTCTCGCGGCGGATGGGTTTTGGCCCCTATCGTACTGTTTTTTATACTCTATCATTTTCGCGATTTATTATCGAAACGACTGTTTGCTGTCATGTCGGTCAGCTTGTTTCTTTTAGGCACAACACTTCTGCCTGAAGTCGAAACCCGTATCAATCAAGCTTATGCCGATGTCGAGCTCTATACCCAACAAGACAGAAGCAATACCTCTGTGGGAGCAAGATTTGAAATGTGGAAAAGCGCCTGGTACAGCCTGGAAGAAAAACCATTTTTTGGTCAAGGTTTTCCAGGGCGGGATCTCGCTGAAAAACGCTTTGTCGAAGAAGGAAAAGTCGACAAAGTAGTGGAATTATATGGACGAGCACATAACCAGTATCTTGAAGAAGCCGCAACAAAAGGCTTGATTGGTATCACGGCCCTGATCATGTTATTTGCTATCCCATTTGCCATTTTCATGCGCTATAGCCGCGAGTACCAGCGGCATGACAGTCAGTGGGTATTTGCTCAATGCGGCATCATTCATGTATTACTGGTCGCCAGCTACTGCTTAAGCCAGAATTTCCTGAACCATAACTCAGGCACCATGTTTTACAGTGTCTTTACTGTAATCTTCTTAGCTGGTTGCATGCAGAAAAAGCAGAATGTTCCCGCTTAG
- the lpxM gene encoding lauroyl-Kdo(2)-lipid IV(A) myristoyltransferase (LpxM is lauroyl-Kdo(2)-lipid IV(A) myristoyltransferase, an enzyme characterized in Escherichia coli and involved in biosynthesis of the form of lipid A found in that species and some closely related species.) has product MKLSRTLKPLPNQGYRPSFKWAFLHPKHWGTWVSIGFLMLFALLPWKVRDPIAGKLGKFIGRRAKKVRRRAQVNLTLCFPEQSPAERESMIDDMFAVATQVIFAMGELTFKNRAHLHERTQVFGLEHLEKLVEEERPLIMLVPHAWAIDFPAIYWASLGLPVAALMKPQHRQPVYDWLISKQRLQYGGVCYTREEGLKPYIKAVKQGYMGYYLPDEDFGPEQSQFTDFFATKKATFAGLGKIVRMTGAEILPMMPVYNSITGKFEIHILPAIDNLPTGDLQQDADTLAQSLENMVAPTPTQYMWNLRLLKTRPDNEPDPYNTLKISGL; this is encoded by the coding sequence GTGAAACTATCACGAACTTTAAAGCCATTACCTAATCAAGGTTACCGGCCATCGTTCAAGTGGGCTTTTTTGCACCCTAAACATTGGGGTACCTGGGTGAGCATTGGCTTTTTGATGCTCTTTGCCCTACTACCCTGGAAAGTGAGAGATCCTATCGCAGGTAAGCTGGGTAAATTCATTGGCCGTCGGGCAAAAAAAGTCCGTCGGCGGGCCCAGGTCAATCTGACACTCTGTTTTCCCGAACAAAGTCCAGCGGAACGGGAGTCCATGATTGACGATATGTTCGCTGTCGCTACTCAAGTCATTTTTGCAATGGGTGAACTGACGTTCAAAAACCGGGCTCATCTACACGAACGAACGCAAGTATTTGGTCTTGAGCACCTAGAAAAGCTCGTTGAGGAAGAGCGACCACTGATTATGCTGGTCCCTCATGCCTGGGCGATTGATTTTCCGGCCATTTACTGGGCTTCACTGGGGTTACCGGTTGCCGCGTTAATGAAGCCACAACACCGCCAGCCCGTATACGACTGGCTTATCAGCAAACAGCGTCTGCAATATGGCGGTGTTTGCTATACACGTGAAGAGGGTTTGAAACCCTATATCAAGGCCGTAAAGCAAGGCTATATGGGTTATTATCTGCCAGATGAAGATTTTGGCCCGGAGCAAAGTCAGTTCACCGACTTTTTTGCCACGAAAAAAGCGACTTTTGCCGGGTTAGGAAAAATTGTACGCATGACAGGCGCAGAAATTTTGCCAATGATGCCTGTCTATAACAGCATCACAGGTAAATTTGAAATCCATATATTACCTGCTATTGATAACCTGCCAACGGGTGACTTGCAGCAGGATGCAGATACATTAGCCCAGTCGCTGGAAAATATGGTCGCCCCAACCCCCACACAGTACATGTGGAATTTACGCTTATTAAAAACCCGGCCGGATAATGAGCCTGATCCTTATAACACACTAAAGATTAGCGGTTTATGA
- the rfaD gene encoding ADP-glyceromanno-heptose 6-epimerase codes for MIIVTGGAGMIGSNIVKALNEQGYSDILVVDNLKDGTKFANLVDLDIADYMDKEDFITQIMAGDDFGPIEAVFHEGACSATTEWDGKYMMLNNYEYSKELLHFCLEREIPFLYASSAATYGGRDRDFIEEKAYEGALNVYGYSKQLFDNYVRRLWQDAEAHGETLSQITGFRYFNVYGPREQHKGSMASVAFHLNEQIAKGEMPKLFEGSDTFKRDFIYVGDVCKMNLWFWQHSVSGIFNCGTGRAESFQAVADAVIQHHGKGQVETVPFPEHLKGRYQAYTQADLTKVRAAGYHEAFKTVAEGVAEYMAILNAKS; via the coding sequence ATGATTATAGTGACTGGTGGCGCCGGCATGATCGGCAGCAACATTGTAAAAGCGCTCAATGAACAAGGGTATAGCGACATTCTGGTCGTCGACAACCTCAAAGACGGTACCAAATTCGCGAATCTGGTCGATTTAGATATCGCCGATTATATGGACAAAGAAGATTTCATCACCCAGATCATGGCGGGTGATGACTTTGGCCCGATCGAAGCCGTCTTCCACGAAGGTGCCTGCTCAGCTACTACAGAGTGGGACGGCAAATACATGATGCTCAATAATTATGAGTATTCCAAAGAGCTGCTGCACTTCTGCCTGGAGCGCGAGATTCCGTTCCTGTATGCATCTTCCGCCGCGACCTACGGCGGCCGTGACCGTGATTTCATCGAAGAGAAGGCCTACGAAGGCGCCCTGAACGTTTACGGTTATTCCAAGCAGCTGTTTGACAACTATGTCCGCCGCCTGTGGCAAGATGCCGAAGCCCACGGCGAAACGCTCTCGCAGATTACCGGCTTCCGTTACTTCAACGTCTACGGCCCGCGCGAGCAGCACAAAGGCAGCATGGCCTCCGTTGCCTTTCACCTGAATGAACAAATTGCAAAAGGCGAAATGCCAAAGCTGTTTGAAGGCTCAGACACCTTTAAGCGCGATTTCATCTATGTGGGTGATGTCTGCAAAATGAACCTGTGGTTCTGGCAACATAGCGTCTCCGGTATTTTCAACTGCGGTACCGGCCGGGCAGAAAGTTTTCAGGCCGTCGCCGATGCTGTGATTCAGCATCACGGTAAAGGCCAGGTCGAAACTGTCCCGTTTCCGGAGCACCTGAAAGGCCGCTATCAGGCCTATACTCAGGCAGACCTGACCAAAGTCCGTGCCGCCGGTTATCACGAAGCGTTTAAAACCGTTGCCGAAGGCGTTGCTGAGTATATGGCGATTCTGAACGCAAAATCCTGA
- a CDS encoding TetR/AcrR family transcriptional regulator: protein MKTRDKIIHAALELFNDGGEPNVTTNHIAAHMGISPGNLYYHFRNKEEIIHSIFDEYAQDLRVRFQPREEAVLSADSLLQYLDAVFMLMWRYRFFYANLPDILSRDPVLQHKYLEAQENLHQDIMVVMRHFRTLGLVTLNDDDLLSLATTLKLVATSWISYQTAQAPKAKITKAVIYQGVLQMLAVIRPLTSEEGRQVVLQLESHYCDQVERDVS, encoded by the coding sequence ATGAAAACCCGCGATAAAATCATCCATGCAGCATTAGAGTTGTTTAATGACGGAGGGGAACCCAACGTCACCACCAACCACATTGCGGCACATATGGGCATCAGCCCAGGCAACCTGTATTACCATTTTCGTAATAAAGAAGAGATTATACACAGTATTTTTGATGAATACGCTCAGGATTTGCGGGTTCGCTTCCAGCCGCGGGAAGAGGCGGTGCTGTCGGCTGACAGTCTGCTGCAATACCTGGATGCGGTCTTTATGCTGATGTGGCGCTACCGATTTTTTTACGCCAACCTGCCCGATATTCTCAGCCGGGATCCTGTGCTGCAGCATAAGTATCTGGAAGCGCAGGAAAATCTCCATCAGGATATCATGGTGGTGATGCGCCATTTCCGGACCTTAGGGCTGGTCACCCTGAATGATGATGATTTGCTGAGTCTGGCAACCACCCTCAAGCTGGTGGCGACCAGTTGGATCAGTTATCAAACTGCGCAGGCACCCAAGGCGAAAATTACCAAGGCTGTTATCTATCAGGGCGTGTTGCAGATGCTTGCTGTGATAAGACCTCTGACCAGTGAGGAGGGGCGGCAGGTCGTTCTTCAACTTGAATCACATTATTGTGATCAAGTGGAGCGGGATGTTTCATAG